TCTCGGTCTGTCTACCCGTTCCGCCGAAGAAGCATTCACTTACTTTGAAAAAGCGGCAATAAAAAATAATATACCATCGCAAGTTATTTTAGCTGAAATCTACAATACCGCAGGTGGTGTAAAGCAAGATGCCAGCAAAAGTCTTGAATGGACGCGTAAAGCAGCAGAAAATGGCGATGCCAATTCTCAAGTGAAAATGTACCGTTATTACCGTGGAAACTTCGGTGATATCGTTGAGAAAAATGAACATACCGCAAATGAATGGCTGCAAAAAGCAATTGATCAAGGTGATGCTTATGCTATGCAAGAAAAATCATGGAATTATGCTCGTGGCGACATTAGTACTCCAAAGGATATCAATAAGAGTCTCGAACTTTATAAAAAAAGTATGGTTATAAAAATCAACAAAAAAACAGAAAATTATACTGATTATAGTTCATTTGCTTATTTGTATTTACTAAAAGGGGATAATGTAAAATCGTGGGTCCTCTTTCAAATGGCAAAAAAAATCTCTGCACAAATGGGGCAAGAGTTTCAGGTAGCAGAAGAAGACCTGGAAACGATTCCTGTCTTATCGCTTGCCGAAAATAAAAATGCGAAAAACGTCCTTTCTACAAGCGAAGGGAAAGAGGCGAAGAAATTATTAGCCGCGCTGGAAAAGAATCCTTCCTCAATCGCAAACTGGTAACTTGAGTACTAATGTAAACAACGCTCCTGGACCAGGGGCGTTGCAATATCCAGCAATGTTTAGTTTACCCTTGCCTGAGGAAATCGCGGTAAGCCGCCACTACCTGCAAGAAGTCCTCAACGCCGCACAGCGACAGGCTTTCCTCGTCGTAGTAGTTCATCCCCTCTTCCATTTCATCGCCAGCGAATTCCAGTTGATTGGCGCGAACCATTACCTCTTCACCGTCCATCCACAGGGTGTATTCATGCCCTGCCCGCTGCCAGGAACGTTCGCTGCCTTTGAGCGTGCGCGCGGCGTCTTCCACTTCATCAAGCAAGGCCAGGTTTTCTTTTACCTCTTCATTAAACCAGTGCCCGACCACTTCATGCCCCATGGACATGCGCACCTTTACCACTCCGGTTACATCGCGCAGAAATTCATAATCCATAGTGTGTTCCTCTGCTCCCGGCAATGCGCCGAAATCGCATTGCGCCATTGATTTAATTATCGCAGCCTTATCGGAGAAAAACAGCGGAACGGCGATGGTTTAGAAATAAAAAATGCCCGGGAATCTCATTCACCGGGCATTGTCTCGTTTATGCGCAGCGGGTGCGCTTACTTATTAAACCGCAGTCTGGAAAATCACCCCATCCGCTTTTTCGGTGTACTGAGAAAGCTGGTTGAAGTTCAGATAACGGTAAGTATCAACGGCTGTTTTATCTACCTGCGCCACGTAGGTCTGGTACTCTTCCGGCGTCGGCAGTTTGCCAATCAGCGCCGCAACAGCAGCCAGTTCAGCAGAAGCCAGGAAGACGTTCGCGCCAGTACCCAGACGGTTCGGGAAGTTACGGGTAGAGGTGGAAACCACCGTCGCACCGTCTGCTACACGCGCCTGGTTACCCATACACAGGGAACAGCCAGGTATCTCGATACGCGCACCGCTCTTACCGAAGACGCTGTAATAGCCTTCCTCGGTAAGCTGCGCAGCGTCCATACGGGTTGGCGGTGCCACCCACAGGCGGGTCGGTAGCTGACCTTTATGCGCATCCAGCAGTTTACCGGCGGCACGGAAGTGACCGATGTTGGTCATGCAAGAACCGATAAACACTTCGTCGATTTTCTCGCCCTGTACCGCAGACAGCGGACGCGCGTCGTCCGGGTCGTTCGGTGCACAGAGGATTGGCTCTTTGATATCCGCCAGATCGATGTCGATCACTGCCGCGTATTCCGCATCTGCATCGGCTTCCAGCAACTCAGGATTCGCCAGCCATTTTTCCATGCCCTGAATACGACGTTCCAGGGTACGACGATCGCCGTAACCTTCCGCGATCATCCACTTCAGCAAAACGATGTTGGAGTTCAGGTATTCGATGATCGGTTCTTTGTTCAGCTTGATGGTACAACCGGCAGCAGAACGCTCGGCGGACGCATCGGTCAGCTCAAAGGCCTGCTCAACTTTCAGATCCGGCAGACCTTCAATTTCCAGAATGCGACCAGAGAAGATGTTTTTCTTGCCTTTCTTCTCAACGGTCAGCAGACCTTGTTTGATCGCATACAGCGGAATGGCGTGTACCAGATCGCGCAGGGTGATGCCCGGCTGCATTTTGCCTTTGAAGCGAACCAGAACGGATTCCGGCATATCCAGCGGCATTACACCTGTTGCAGCTGCAAATGCCACCAGACCAGAGCCCGCCGGGAAAGAGATACCGATCGGGAAACGGGTATGGGAGTCACCGCCAGTACCGACGGTATCCGGCAGCAGCATACGGTTCAGCCAGGAGTGAATTACGCCGTCACCCGGACGCAGCGACACACCGCCACGGTTCATGATAAAGTCCGGCAGCGTGTGGTGCGTGTTCACGTCAACTGGTTTCGGATAAGCCGCGGTGTGACAGAAAGACTGCATCACCAGATCAGCCGAGAAGCCCAGGCACGCCAGGTCTTTCAGTTCATCACGGGTCATCGGGCCGGTGGTGTCCTGAGAACCGACAGAGGTCATTTTCGGTTCGCAGTACGCGCCCGGACGAATGCCTTTCACGCCGCAGGCACGACCGACCATTTTCTGCGCCAGCGAGAAGCCGCGATCGCTCTCAGCGACATCTTTCGCCTGACGGAACACATCGCTGTGTGGCAGGCCGAGTGCTTCACGCGCTTTGGTGGTCAGGCCACGCCCGATAATCAGCGGAATACGGCCGCCAGCACGCACTTCATCAATCAGCACGTCGGTTTTCAGTTCGAAGGTCGCCAGCAGTTCGCCGGTTTCGTGGTTACGCACTTCACCTTTGTACGGGTAAACGTCAATCACGTCGCCCATGTTCAGGTTAGAGACGTCGACTTCGATTGGCAGTGCGCCGGCGTCTTCCATTGTGTTAAAGAAGATTGGCGCAATTTTACCGCCGAGACACAAACCACCGCCGCGTTTGTTCGGTACATGAGGAATATCTTCACCCATAAACCACAGCACGGAGTTCGTGGCGGATTTACGCGATGAACCCGTACCCACAACGTCACCGACGTACGCCAGCGGGAAACCTTTCTGTTGCAGAGCTTCGATTTGCTTGATCGGACCAACAACACCCGGCTGGTCTGGCTCAATACCTTCACGCGCGTTTTTCAGCATCGCCAACGCGTGCAGTGGGATATCCGGGCGTGACCACGCATCCGGTGCCGGAGAAAGGTCATCGGTGTTGGTTTCGCCAGTTACTTTGAAGACGGTAACGGTCAGTTTTTCAGCCAGCGCCGGGCGATTCAGGAACCATTCGGCATCTGCCCAGGACTGCATTACCTGCTTCGCATATTCGTTACCTGCTTTCGCTTTCTCTTCTACGTCATAGAAGTTATCGAACATCAGCAGCGTGTGAGAAAGTGCTTTGGCAGCGATCGGTGCCAGTTTGGCATCATCCAGCGCGTCGATCAGCGGATGAATATTATAACCACCCTGCATGGTGCCCAGCAGTTCGATGGCTTTTTCCGGAGTCAGCAGTGGGGATTTAGCTTCGCCTTTGGCGACAGCAGCCAGGAAGCCTGCTTTTACATAGGCTGCTTCATCGACGCCAGGGGGAACACGGTTGGTTAACAGATCTAACAGGAATTCTTCTTCGCCCGCGGGCGGGTTTTTCAGCAGCTCTACAAGTGCGGCCATTTGGTTTGCATCCAGGGGTTTGGGCGCAATCCCCTCAGCGGCACGCTCAGCTACGTGCTTACGGTATTCTTCTAGCACGACGGTTCTCCTCGCTCTCATTGTCATAGTGCGGCAGGCGATTCTCTTCACGCTCCTGTGAGACAGCAGTTTGTAGGGTAAATGCCCAGTACCGCAACGGGCAGAATAGCAGGATTTTGACGATGTGTTAATCTGTTTACAAAAAAGCAACATAAAAAAGTGGCTGAATCGTTAAGGATGGTCTAGAGATTGTTTCCCTCCGTAAAAACTTCGTTAATTCGCATGGTGATAATCACCTTTCTCAACGAATCCCAAGATTAGTCAAAATTTAAACTACCGCCTCTTTATACTCGGATTCACAGCACCTGCGGGTGGCAGTTCGCCGACCATTGCGATTTCCTTGAGATCCGAATTATGAAAATGACTTTGCCGTTTAAACCCCATGTGCTGGCGCTAATTTGCAGTGCCGGGCTTTGTGCCGCCTCTGCCGGGCTATATATAAAAAGCCGCACAGTGGAAGCGCCTGTGGAAGCACAATCGACACAACTGGCTGCGCCTGTGGAAGCACAATCGACACAACTGGCTGCGCCTGACATCACCGCAGTTACGCTTCCTGCAACGGTTTCCGCACCGCCCGTAACGCCCGCCGTCGTTAAAACCGCATTCAGCACTGCGCAAATAGATCAATGGGTTGCACCTGTCGCGCTGTACCCCGACTCTTTGCTTTCACAAGTGTTAATGGCATCAACCTATCCGGCAAACGTTGCGCAAGCAGTGCAATGGTCGCACGATAATCCACTTAAACAAGGCGATGCTGCTATTCAGGCGGTATCTGACCAGCCGTGGGACGCCAGCGTCAAATCGCTGGTGGCTTTTCCGCAATTGATGGCGTTAATGGGCGAAAACCCGCAGTGGGTGCAAAATCTTGGCGACGCATTTCTGGCGCAACCACAGGACGTAATGGACTCAGTACAGCGTTTACGACAACTGGCGCAACAAACCGGCTCGCTGAAGTCATCAACCGAACAGAAAGTTATTACCACAACGAAGAAAGCTATACCGGTAAAACAGACAGTCACGGCTCCCGTCATACCATCCAATACCGTTACAACTGCCAACCCTGTCATTACAGAGCCTGCAACAACCGTCATTTCCATTGAGCCCGCCAATCCTGATGTGGTCTATATTCCCAACTACAACCCAACCGTGGTTTACGGGAACTGGGCCAATACTGCGTATCCGCCGGTTTATCTGCCACCACCAGCCGGAGAACCGTTTGTTGACAGCTTTGTGCGCGGATTCGGCTATAGCATGGGCGTTGCTACCACGTACGCACTATTCAGCAGCATCGACTGGGACGATGACGATCATGACCATCATCATGACGATGATGATTATCACCACCACGATGGCGGTCATCGTGACGGTAATGGCTGGCAACACAACGGCGACAACATCAATATCGACGTCAACAATTTCAACCGTATCACCGGTGAGCATCTTACTGATAAGAACATGGCATGGCGGCACAATCCAAACTACCGTAATGGTGTGCCCTATCATGATCAGGATATGGCAAAGCGGTTTCACCAAACCGATGTCAACGGCGGCATGAGCGCCACGCAGTTACCTGCTCCAACACGCGACAGCCAGCGTCAGGCGGCAGCAAGTCAGTTTCAGCAACGAACACACGCCACACCCGTCATTACGCGAGATACCCAACGTCAGGCAGCGGCACAGCGGTTTAATGAAGCTGAACACTATGGGAGCTATGACGACTTCCGCGACTTCAGCCGTCGCCAACCACTGACCCAGCAACAAAAGGACGCCGCTCGTCAGCGTTATCAGTCGGCCTCTCCTGAGCAGCGCCAGGCAGTCCGCGAGAGAATGCAGACTAACCCGCAGAACCAGCAGAGAAAAGAAGCGGCACGTGAGCGTATTCAGTCGGCCTCTCCTGAGCAGCTCCAGGCGTTGCGCGAGAAAATGCAAGACCGCCCAATAACACAGCAGCAAAGGGAAGCAGCGCGTCAGTGTATTCAGTCTGCAACTCCCGAACATCGCCAGGTATTTAGGGAAAAAGTACAGCAGCACCCACTGAACCAACAGCAACGTGATAACGCCCGCCAGCGTATACAATCGGCATCACCTGAACAACGTCAGGTTTTTCGGGAGAAAGTTCAGGAGAGCCGCCCACAACGTCTAAACGACAGTAACCATACTGCCAGGCTGAATAACGAGCAACGGTCAGCAGTACGCGAACGTCTCTCTGAGCACGGAGCAAGGCGACTGGAAAGGTAAATTACAGACGTAAAAAAAGCGGCGTGGTTAGCCGCTTTTTTAATTACCGGATGTCCCGGCAAACGAAAAATTACTTTTTCTTCGCTTTCGGGTTCGGCAGGTCGGTGATGCTACCTTCGAACACTTCTGCCGCCAGGCCCACAGACTCGTGCAGAGTCGGGTGCGCGTGGATGGTCAGTGCGATGTCTTCGGCATCACAACCCATTTCGATTGCCAGACCGATTTCACCCAGCAGCTCGCCGCCGTTAGTACCGACAATCGCACCACCGATCACACGGTGAGATTCTTTGTCGAAAATCAGCTTGGTCATACCGTCTGCGCAGTCAGAAGCGATAGCACGACCAGAAGCAGCCCACGGGAAGGTGGCGGTTTCATAGCTGATGCCTTTCTCTTTCGCTTCTTTCTCGGTCAGACCCACCCATGCAACTTCTGGTTCTGTATAGGCGATGGACGGGATAACTTTCGGATCGAAGTAATGTTTTTTACCGGCGATAACTTCAGCGGCAACGTGACCTTCGTGAACACCTTTGTGTGCCAGCATCGGCTGACCGACGATATCGCCGATAGCAAAGATGTGCGGTACGTTGGTACGCAGCTGTTTGTCAACGCGGATGAAACCACGGTCGTCAACTTCCACGCCAGCTTTGCCTGCGTCGAGGTTTTTACCGTTCGGCACACGACCAATCGCTACCAGCACGGCGTCGTAACGCTGCGGTTCAGCTGGTGCTTTTTTGCCTTCCATCGTCACATAAATGCCGTCTTCTTTCGCTTCAACGGCGGTAACTTTGGTTTCCAGCATCAGGTTGAATTTCTTGCTGATACGCTTGGTGAAGACTTTAACGATGTCTTTGTCAGCTGCTGGGATAACCTGGTCGAACATTTCAACCACATCAATCTGTGAACCCAGTGCGTGGTATACGGTCCCCATTTCCAGACCGATGATACCGCCACCCATTACCAGCAGGCGTTCTGGTACTTCTTTCAGTTCCAGCGCGTCAGTGGAGTCCCAAATACGCGGATCTTCATGCGGAATAAACGGCAGTTGGATCGGGCGAGAACCCGCTGCAATGATCGCGTTGTCGAAGTTGATCACGGTTTTGCCGTTCTCACCTTCCACTTCCAGGGTGTTAGCCCCGGTGAATTTACCCAGACCGTTGACCACTTTGACTTTGCGGCCTTTCGCCATACCAGCCAGACCACCGGTCAGCTGATTGATCACTTTCTCTTTCCAGGTACGAATCTTGTCGATATCGGTTTTCGGTTCGCCGAAGACGATACCGTGTTCAGCCAGCGCTTTGGCTTCTTCGATAACTTTTGCTACGTGCAGCAGTGCTTTAGAAGGGATACAGCCGACGTTCAGGCAAACACCACCGAGGGTGTTGTAGCGTTCTACGATTACGGTTTCCAGACCTAAATCAGCGCAACGGAAGGCAGCGGAGTAACCTGCGGGGCCTGCCCCAAGTACCACGACCTGAGTTTTGATTTCAGTACTCATCATGACCTCTATGTATTTATCTCCGGCGGGTCTGACGTTATTTTTATGACGCCCATCATCCACCGGGTCGTTCTATCCGTCGGTATTTTACAAAATTGTTAACAATTTTTAAACAACAAACGGCAACCGATTTGTCTATTCGCTAATAATCTCAATACATTCATGAGATTACCAGAAAAAAGCCGGCCGTTGGGCCGGCTCTTTTACTTACATCACCAGACGGCGAATGTCAGACAGCGTGTTGTTAATGATGGTAATGAAACGGGCACCATCAGCACCGTCGATCACGCGGTGGTCGAAGGAGAGAGAAATCGGCAGCATCAGACGCGGCACGAACTCTTTACCATTCCACACCGGCTCCATCGCGGACTTGGAAACGCCGAGGATAGCCACTTCCGGAGCGTTCACAATCG
The nucleotide sequence above comes from Escherichia coli. Encoded proteins:
- the yacH gene encoding DUF3300 domain-containing protein, producing MKMTLPFKPHVLALICSAGLCAASAGLYIKSRTVEAPVEAQSTQLAAPVEAQSTQLAAPDITAVTLPATVSAPPVTPAVVKTAFSTAQIDQWVAPVALYPDSLLSQVLMASTYPANVAQAVQWSHDNPLKQGDAAIQAVSDQPWDASVKSLVAFPQLMALMGENPQWVQNLGDAFLAQPQDVMDSVQRLRQLAQQTGSLKSSTEQKVITTTKKAIPVKQTVTAPVIPSNTVTTANPVITEPATTVISIEPANPDVVYIPNYNPTVVYGNWANTAYPPVYLPPPAGEPFVDSFVRGFGYSMGVATTYALFSSIDWDDDDHDHHHDDDDYHHHDGGHRDGNGWQHNGDNINIDVNNFNRITGEHLTDKNMAWRHNPNYRNGVPYHDQDMAKRFHQTDVNGGMSATQLPAPTRDSQRQAAASQFQQRTHATPVITRDTQRQAAAQRFNEAEHYGSYDDFRDFSRRQPLTQQQKDAARQRYQSASPEQRQAVRERMQTNPQNQQRKEAARERIQSASPEQLQALREKMQDRPITQQQREAARQCIQSATPEHRQVFREKVQQHPLNQQQRDNARQRIQSASPEQRQVFREKVQESRPQRLNDSNHTARLNNEQRSAVRERLSEHGARRLER
- a CDS encoding tetratricopeptide repeat protein — protein: MNNKKTIAAILLCSGLFMNIANATDVYALEKGLYAGDVKAQYELGVKYINGDGVEKNYLKGSVLVYASAYTQKNSSLTAPIDVKNATNWQKDEIARLGEELAKNNPDAWKTLWINTSLSELHKLADKGDATALYHLGLSTRSAEEAFTYFEKAAIKNNIPSQVILAEIYNTAGGVKQDASKSLEWTRKAAENGDANSQVKMYRYYRGNFGDIVEKNEHTANEWLQKAIDQGDAYAMQEKSWNYARGDISTPKDINKSLELYKKSMVIKINKKTENYTDYSSFAYLYLLKGDNVKSWVLFQMAKKISAQMGQEFQVAEEDLETIPVLSLAENKNAKNVLSTSEGKEAKKLLAALEKNPSSIANW
- the lpdA gene encoding dihydrolipoyl dehydrogenase; the encoded protein is MSTEIKTQVVVLGAGPAGYSAAFRCADLGLETVIVERYNTLGGVCLNVGCIPSKALLHVAKVIEEAKALAEHGIVFGEPKTDIDKIRTWKEKVINQLTGGLAGMAKGRKVKVVNGLGKFTGANTLEVEGENGKTVINFDNAIIAAGSRPIQLPFIPHEDPRIWDSTDALELKEVPERLLVMGGGIIGLEMGTVYHALGSQIDVVEMFDQVIPAADKDIVKVFTKRISKKFNLMLETKVTAVEAKEDGIYVTMEGKKAPAEPQRYDAVLVAIGRVPNGKNLDAGKAGVEVDDRGFIRVDKQLRTNVPHIFAIGDIVGQPMLAHKGVHEGHVAAEVIAGKKHYFDPKVIPSIAYTEPEVAWVGLTEKEAKEKGISYETATFPWAASGRAIASDCADGMTKLIFDKESHRVIGGAIVGTNGGELLGEIGLAIEMGCDAEDIALTIHAHPTLHESVGLAAEVFEGSITDLPNPKAKKK
- the yacL gene encoding protein YacL → MDYEFLRDVTGVVKVRMSMGHEVVGHWFNEEVKENLALLDEVEDAARTLKGSERSWQRAGHEYTLWMDGEEVMVRANQLEFAGDEMEEGMNYYDEESLSLCGVEDFLQVVAAYRDFLRQG
- the acnB gene encoding bifunctional aconitate hydratase 2/2-methylisocitrate dehydratase; this encodes MLEEYRKHVAERAAEGIAPKPLDANQMAALVELLKNPPAGEEEFLLDLLTNRVPPGVDEAAYVKAGFLAAVAKGEAKSPLLTPEKAIELLGTMQGGYNIHPLIDALDDAKLAPIAAKALSHTLLMFDNFYDVEEKAKAGNEYAKQVMQSWADAEWFLNRPALAEKLTVTVFKVTGETNTDDLSPAPDAWSRPDIPLHALAMLKNAREGIEPDQPGVVGPIKQIEALQQKGFPLAYVGDVVGTGSSRKSATNSVLWFMGEDIPHVPNKRGGGLCLGGKIAPIFFNTMEDAGALPIEVDVSNLNMGDVIDVYPYKGEVRNHETGELLATFELKTDVLIDEVRAGGRIPLIIGRGLTTKAREALGLPHSDVFRQAKDVAESDRGFSLAQKMVGRACGVKGIRPGAYCEPKMTSVGSQDTTGPMTRDELKDLACLGFSADLVMQSFCHTAAYPKPVDVNTHHTLPDFIMNRGGVSLRPGDGVIHSWLNRMLLPDTVGTGGDSHTRFPIGISFPAGSGLVAFAAATGVMPLDMPESVLVRFKGKMQPGITLRDLVHAIPLYAIKQGLLTVEKKGKKNIFSGRILEIEGLPDLKVEQAFELTDASAERSAAGCTIKLNKEPIIEYLNSNIVLLKWMIAEGYGDRRTLERRIQGMEKWLANPELLEADADAEYAAVIDIDLADIKEPILCAPNDPDDARPLSAVQGEKIDEVFIGSCMTNIGHFRAAGKLLDAHKGQLPTRLWVAPPTRMDAAQLTEEGYYSVFGKSGARIEIPGCSLCMGNQARVADGATVVSTSTRNFPNRLGTGANVFLASAELAAVAALIGKLPTPEEYQTYVAQVDKTAVDTYRYLNFNQLSQYTEKADGVIFQTAV